Proteins from a genomic interval of Medicago truncatula cultivar Jemalong A17 chromosome 3, MtrunA17r5.0-ANR, whole genome shotgun sequence:
- the LOC11410339 gene encoding uncharacterized protein gives MSMATKQPLWSPPEFEASAFGFPTEFPYEFESLTDSTENSSDEEESFFAGLTQRLSQTTLRETQKHEFITAPTMKARDVAGSPQSTLSGIGSWSGRSNGSGDGSPNGNSRVPSPVTAPFVDPWEAIYAAAGQVARFKMNNSVGPTHVNMVNGEMKQKQKQKQELLDCCSVWERETNPNWLVQQQLLLIQNRRRELGYKSSSNGRCNVPLSFQQNQRVPQYGLGGSGFRVPVQGGSSLKKVSGGTGVFLPRHHYDTTPTPTPSDSRKRTGCVPVMLPAKSVNSFNMNIDDPNVTNQPRFTNNAFANDYDLLLARRNALLKQQLLMARREEAASCEIRLPQEWTY, from the exons ATGTCAATGGCAACAAAACAACCACTCTGGTCTCCACCTGAGTTCGAAGCTTCCGCCTTCGGTTTCCCCACTGAGTTCCCCTACGAGTTTGAATCGTTAACTGACTCAACAGAAAACAGTAGCGACGAAGAAGAAAGTTTCTTTGCTGGGTTAACTCAAAGACTGAGTCAAACCACCCTCCGTGAAACTCAGAAGCATGAATTCATCACAGCACCTACCATGAAAGCTCGTGACGTGGCAGGGTCACCTCAGTCGACTCTGAGTGGAATCGGTAGCTGGTCTGGTCGAAGCAACGGTTCAGGTGACGGAAGTCCTAACGGAAACTCTCGTGTTCCGTCACCGGTAACGGCGCCGTTTGTTGACCCTTGGGAAGCTATTTATGCAGCTGCAGGTCAAGTTGCTAGGTTCAAAATGAACAACTCAGTGGGTCCCACCCATGTTAACATG gTTAATGGAGAAAtgaaacagaaacagaaacaaaaacaagagCTGTTAGATTGTTGTTCAGTGTGGGAAAGGGAAACAAATCCTAATTGGTTGGTTCAGCAACAGTTACTGTTGATTCAGAATAGAAGGCGTGAACTTGGTTATAAGAGTAGTAGTAATGGAAGATGCAACGTTCCTTTGTCTTTTCAACAAAACCAAAGGGTACCACAATATGGACTTGGTGGATCCGGGTTTAGGGTTCCGGTTCAAGGTGGATCTTCTTTGAAAAAGGTTTCTGGTGGAACTGGTGTGTTTTTACCTCGTCATCATTATGATACTACACCTACTCCTACACCTTCAGATTCACGCAAGAGAACTG gTTGTGTACCTGTTATGTTACCGGCTAAGTCAGTAAATTCTTTTAACATGAACATTGATGACCCAAATGTTACTAATCAACCACGCTTTACTAATAATGCTTTTGCTAATGATTATg ATTTGTTGTTGGCAAGGAGAAACGCGCTTTTGAAGCAACAGCTATTAATGGCACGGCGGGAAGAAGCTGCCAGCTGTGAAATTCGTCTACCTCAAGAGTGGACTTATTGA
- the LOC11415843 gene encoding UDP-glycosyltransferase 76B1, protein MKETKGCRLLLIPLPLQGHINPMLQLAQILYSNGFSITIIHTSFNSLNPSNYPHFNFCCIKDGLSESSASNLLNLVVELNIRCVKPFKECLGKLLCDVSEEPIACLISDAMCYFTQDVATSFKLPRLVLRTGGASSFVAFAAFPYLRENGYFPIQESKLEDGVKELPPLRVKDLPMINTKEPEKYYELICNFVNKTKASLGVIWNTFEDLESLPLSTLSQQFSIPMFPIGPFHKYFPTNNTSSSSSLIPQDQNCISWLNKHKPKSVVYVSFGSVASITEAEFLEIAWGLVNSNYPFLWVVRPGLIGGHEWLGPLPNGFMENLEGRGYIVKWAPQQEILAHQAVGLFWTHNGWNSTLESICEGVPMICMPCFTDQKVNARYVSHVWRIGLQLENGMERGKIERTIRKMMEDDIEGNEIRDRALKLKEEARVCLKKGGFSCSSLGRLVVHILSLVSFTFEAS, encoded by the exons ATGAAGGAAACAAAGGGTTGTAGATTGTTACTTATCCCTTTACCATTACAAGGACACATAAATCCAATGCTTCAACTTGCACAAATCCTTTACTCAAATGGTTTTTCCATAACCATCATTCACACAAGTTTTAATTCCCTTAACCCATCAAACTATCCTCACTTCAACTTCTGTTGTATCAAAGATGGTTTAAGTGAATCTTCTGCTTCAAATCTCTTGAATTTGGTAGTTGAACTCAACATTAGATGTGTGAAGCCATTCAAGGAGTGCTTAGGTAAACTACTATGTGATGTATCTGAGGAACCTATTGCTTGCTTGATATCAGATGCTATGTGTTATTTCACTCAAGATGTTGCTACAAGCTTTAAGCTTCCAAGGCTTGTTTTGAGAACTGGTGGTGCATCTTCCTTTGTTGCTTTTGCTGCCTTTCCATATTTAAGAGAAAATGGGTATTTTCCTATACAAG AATCTAAATTGGAGGATGGAGTGAAAGAGCTACCACCACTCAGAGTGAAAGACTTACCAATGATCAACACAAAGGAACCAGAGAAATATTACGAGTTAATATgcaattttgtcaacaaaaccAAAGCCTCATTAGGAGTGATTTGGAACACCTTTGAAGACTTGGAATCATTACCACTATCAACACTAAGCCAACAATTTTCAATTCCAATGTTCCCAATAGGACCTTTTCACAAGTATTTCCCTACTAACAATACATCTTCTTCTAGCAGCTTAATACCACAAgaccaaaattgcatttcatggttaaacaaacacaaaccaaAATCTGTGGTTTATGTGAGTTTTGGAAGTGTAGCTTCAATAACCGAGGCGGAGTTTTTGGAGATAGCTTGGGGTTTAGTCAACAGTAATTATCCGTTTTTGTGGGTGGTTAGACCGGGACTAATCGGTGGCCACGAGTGGCTTGGGCCGTTGCCAAATGGGTTCATGGAGAATTTAGAAGGTAGAGGCTATATAGTGAAATGGGCACCACAACAAGAAATTCTAGCTCATCAAGCTGTTGGTTTGTTTTGGACTCATAATGGTTGGAATTCAACTTTGGAGAGTATTTGTGAAGGGGTTCCTATGATATGTATGCCTTGTTTCACCGACCAAAAGGTGAATGCTAGGTATGTTAGTCATGTTTGGAGGATTGGATTGCAATTAGAGAATGGAATGGAGAGAGGGAAAATAGAGAGGACTATTAGAAAAATGATGGAAGATGATATTGAAGGGAATGAGATTAGAGATAGAGCTTTGAAATTGAAGGAAGAGGCTAGGGTTTGTTTGAAAAAAGGTGGTTTTTCTTGCTCTTCCTTGGGAAGGTTGGTTGTTCATATTTTGTCATTGGTGTCATTTACTTTTGAAGCTTCATAG